The following are encoded together in the Flavihumibacter fluvii genome:
- the ilvB gene encoding biosynthetic-type acetolactate synthase large subunit, with amino-acid sequence MSTVTAIEKKPEATTAPATTSISGSVAVLEAFIAEGVSTIFGYPGGAIMPIYDALYDYNDKLEHILVRHEQGGIHAAQGYARTSGKVGVVFATSGPGATNLVTGLADAMIDSTPLVCVTGQVFAHLLGTDAFQETDVINITTPVTKWNYQVTDATEIPHVLAKAFYIAGSGRPGPVLIDITKNAQLQKFDYAGYQKCTHIRSYRPKPIVRKEYVEEAAKLINAAEKPFILFGQGVILGRAEKEFKAFVEKSGIPAAWTILGESAIPTDHPLNVGMLGMHGNYGPNVLTNECDVLIAVGMRFDDRVTGRLDIYAKQAKVIHLDIDPAEIDKNVKSTVPVWGDCKETLPMLTDLIQPKTYPQWLAKFNEFRKQEEEICIYPEMHPTDDVMSMAEVMNLLNELTNGDAVIVTDVGQHQMVACRYAKFNQSKSNITSGGLGTMGFGLPAAIGAKYGAPERTVIAIIGDGGIQMTIQELGTIMQFGAAVKIIILNNQFLGMVRQWQQLFHDKRYSFVNITSPDYIMVANGYHIAAQKVEHREQLRQALTTMLNHNGAYLLEIMVGKENNVFPMVPQGCSVAEIRLK; translated from the coding sequence ATGAGTACTGTAACAGCAATAGAAAAGAAACCTGAAGCAACAACGGCACCGGCCACTACTTCCATCAGCGGATCAGTAGCGGTCCTGGAAGCCTTCATCGCCGAAGGAGTTTCGACGATCTTCGGTTATCCGGGCGGCGCCATCATGCCGATCTACGATGCCCTGTATGATTACAACGATAAACTGGAACATATCCTCGTACGCCATGAGCAGGGCGGCATCCATGCTGCACAAGGTTATGCGCGTACCTCCGGAAAAGTGGGCGTGGTCTTCGCAACCAGCGGTCCGGGTGCCACGAATTTAGTCACCGGTCTCGCCGATGCCATGATTGATTCAACGCCACTGGTTTGTGTTACCGGCCAGGTCTTCGCGCACTTGCTGGGAACAGATGCATTCCAGGAAACCGATGTCATCAACATCACAACTCCTGTTACCAAATGGAATTACCAGGTGACCGATGCAACCGAAATACCGCATGTACTGGCAAAAGCATTTTACATCGCGGGCAGTGGCCGACCCGGTCCTGTGCTGATCGATATCACCAAGAATGCGCAGCTGCAGAAATTCGATTATGCGGGTTACCAGAAATGCACCCATATCCGCAGCTATCGCCCGAAGCCGATCGTACGCAAGGAATATGTAGAAGAAGCGGCGAAGCTGATCAATGCTGCAGAGAAACCATTCATATTATTCGGACAGGGAGTGATCCTCGGTCGTGCCGAAAAAGAATTCAAGGCCTTCGTAGAAAAATCAGGTATACCTGCAGCCTGGACCATTTTAGGCGAAAGTGCCATACCAACCGATCATCCGCTCAATGTGGGTATGCTGGGTATGCATGGCAACTATGGACCGAATGTGCTCACCAACGAATGCGATGTGTTGATCGCCGTGGGTATGCGCTTTGATGACCGTGTAACCGGCCGCCTCGATATATATGCGAAGCAGGCCAAGGTGATCCACCTCGATATCGATCCAGCTGAAATAGATAAGAATGTGAAATCAACCGTACCCGTTTGGGGCGATTGTAAGGAGACCCTGCCGATGCTCACGGACCTGATCCAGCCAAAAACGTATCCGCAGTGGCTGGCGAAATTCAATGAGTTCAGGAAGCAGGAAGAAGAGATCTGTATCTATCCCGAAATGCATCCTACCGACGATGTGATGAGCATGGCCGAAGTGATGAACCTTCTGAATGAGCTGACCAACGGAGACGCAGTAATTGTTACTGATGTTGGTCAGCATCAGATGGTCGCCTGTCGCTACGCCAAATTCAACCAGTCGAAAAGCAATATCACTTCCGGTGGACTCGGCACCATGGGCTTTGGCCTGCCTGCCGCCATCGGCGCGAAGTACGGCGCTCCCGAGCGTACAGTTATCGCCATCATTGGTGATGGGGGGATCCAGATGACGATCCAGGAACTCGGCACTATTATGCAGTTCGGTGCCGCAGTGAAGATCATCATCCTGAACAACCAGTTCCTCGGAATGGTACGCCAGTGGCAGCAGCTCTTCCACGACAAACGATATTCATTTGTGAATATCACGAGTCCCGATTATATCATGGTCGCTAATGGCTACCATATTGCCGCGCAAAAAGTGGAACACCGTGAACAATTGCGGCAGGCACTAACCACCATGCTCAACCACAACGGCGCCTACCTCCTGGAGATCATGGTAGGCAAAGAGAACAATGTATTCCCGATGGTACCACAGGGATGCAGTGTGGCGGAGATAAGGCTGAAATGA
- the ilvN gene encoding acetolactate synthase small subunit: MLKQEYTLTVYTENQIGLLTRIAIIFSRRKINVESLNTSPSEIENIHRFNIVINETEDVVRKLCRQIEKQVEVLKAYYSSNDEIIWQELALYKVPTDQVAEKVQVERLLRQYGARAVVIRSDYTVFEATGHREETDKILEILAPYGLIEFVRSARVAIIKKSKGFHEKLQQFEQSEPGEEVIENEYLGDNAGVFSM; encoded by the coding sequence ATGCTTAAACAGGAATACACCCTTACCGTATACACCGAAAACCAGATCGGGTTGCTCACGCGGATCGCGATTATTTTTTCGCGCAGGAAGATCAATGTGGAGAGCCTGAATACATCGCCCTCTGAGATAGAAAATATCCATCGCTTCAATATCGTAATCAACGAGACCGAAGATGTGGTGCGTAAATTGTGCCGCCAGATCGAAAAGCAGGTAGAAGTGTTGAAAGCCTATTATAGTAGCAATGATGAGATTATCTGGCAGGAGCTGGCGCTTTACAAAGTGCCCACCGACCAGGTAGCCGAGAAAGTGCAGGTAGAACGGTTATTGCGCCAGTATGGTGCACGCGCCGTGGTGATCCGCAGTGATTACACCGTGTTCGAAGCCACCGGACACCGTGAGGAAACCGATAAGATCCTCGAGATCCTCGCACCATATGGACTCATCGAATTCGTGCGCAGCGCAAGGGTAGCCATCATCAAGAAAAGCAAAGGCTTCCACGAAAAACTGCAGCAGTTCGAACAAAGCGAACCCGGTGAAGAAGTGATTGAAAACGAATACCTCGGCGATAATGCAGGTGTTTTTTCAATGTAA
- the ilvC gene encoding ketol-acid reductoisomerase: MAKLNFGGVEENVVTREEFPLAKAQQVLKDEVVAVIGYGVQGPGQALNQRDNGINVIVGQRKDSKSWDKAVADGFVPGVTLFEIEEALQRGTIICYLLSDAAQIALWPTVKKHLTPGKALYFSHGFGITFNEQTGIIPPADVDVFLVAPKGSGTSLRRMFLQGRGLNSSYAIFQDATGKAKDRVIALGIAVGSGYLFETNFKKEVYSDLTGERGTLMGAIQGIFAAQYQVLRDKGHTPSEAFNETVEELTQSLMPLVAENGMDWMYANCSTTAQRGALDWWKKFRDATAPVFKELYESVATGKESQRSIDLNSQPDYRAKLEIELKELRDSEMWQAGKTVRSLRPENQAAK; the protein is encoded by the coding sequence ATGGCAAAGTTAAATTTCGGCGGCGTGGAAGAAAATGTAGTCACTCGCGAAGAGTTTCCACTCGCAAAAGCACAGCAGGTATTAAAAGATGAAGTTGTTGCTGTGATCGGATATGGCGTACAAGGTCCGGGCCAGGCCCTCAACCAGCGTGATAATGGTATCAATGTGATCGTAGGCCAGCGTAAAGACTCCAAAAGCTGGGATAAAGCCGTTGCAGACGGATTCGTTCCCGGCGTGACCTTGTTTGAAATCGAAGAAGCCTTACAACGCGGTACCATCATTTGTTACCTGCTAAGTGATGCTGCCCAGATCGCCCTCTGGCCAACTGTAAAAAAACACCTTACACCAGGTAAAGCATTATATTTCTCCCATGGCTTTGGCATCACGTTCAACGAGCAGACCGGTATCATCCCCCCTGCCGATGTTGATGTATTCCTCGTAGCACCAAAAGGAAGTGGCACATCATTGCGCCGCATGTTCCTGCAGGGCCGCGGACTAAACAGCTCTTATGCCATTTTCCAGGACGCCACCGGTAAAGCAAAAGACCGCGTGATCGCCCTTGGTATTGCAGTAGGTAGCGGTTACCTCTTCGAGACCAACTTCAAGAAAGAAGTATACTCTGACCTGACCGGTGAACGTGGTACCCTGATGGGCGCCATCCAGGGCATCTTTGCTGCACAGTACCAGGTGCTGCGCGACAAAGGCCATACGCCTTCTGAAGCATTCAACGAAACTGTAGAAGAGCTGACCCAATCCCTGATGCCATTGGTAGCAGAGAACGGTATGGACTGGATGTATGCCAACTGTTCAACTACTGCACAACGAGGTGCGCTGGACTGGTGGAAGAAATTCCGTGATGCAACTGCGCCCGTTTTCAAGGAACTTTATGAAAGCGTTGCTACTGGAAAAGAATCACAGCGTTCCATCGACCTGAACAGCCAACCCGACTATCGCGCAAAACTGGAAATCGAACTGAAAGAACTCCGCGATAGCGAAATGTGGCAGGCCGGTAAAACAGTGCGTAGCCTCCGCCCGGAAAACCAGGCAGCGAAATAA
- the ilvA gene encoding threonine ammonia-lyase, giving the protein MTLNSTSILDYTSAALRLKKVVNRTPLQFNHNLSRRFGANIYLKREDLQVVRSYKLRGAYNLMSTLPPEQLKNGVVCASAGNHAQGFAYSCSKLKVKGVVFMPIITPNQKVSQTKMFGGEWIEIKLVGDTFDDCAIAAKAYTAEHNMAFIPPFDNEKIIEGQGTVGVEILDDLSDIDYVFIPVGGGGLSAGVGQYLKTFSPKTKIIGVEPEGAPSMFKALKAGHPVTLDSIERFVDGAAVKRVGEIPFAICKEVLDDMLLVNEGKICSVILKLYNEDAIVAEPAGALSIAALDQYADKIKGKNVVCIVSGSNNDIDRMQEIKERSLQYEGLKHYFLVRFAQRPGALKEFVNHILGPNDDITRFEYMQKHNKESGPALVGIELKNPEDFDILLKNMQLYNINYTELNKDDNLFGYLV; this is encoded by the coding sequence ATGACCCTCAACAGCACGTCCATACTAGATTACACTTCCGCAGCACTACGACTAAAAAAAGTGGTGAATCGCACCCCCCTGCAATTCAACCACAACCTGTCGCGTCGCTTTGGTGCAAATATCTACCTGAAGCGTGAAGACCTTCAGGTGGTGCGGAGCTATAAGTTGCGTGGAGCATACAACCTGATGAGTACCCTGCCACCGGAGCAATTGAAAAACGGTGTGGTTTGTGCCAGTGCGGGCAACCATGCGCAGGGATTCGCGTATAGTTGCAGCAAGCTGAAAGTTAAAGGCGTGGTCTTCATGCCCATCATCACGCCCAACCAGAAAGTATCACAGACGAAAATGTTTGGTGGCGAATGGATCGAAATCAAACTGGTGGGCGATACCTTCGACGATTGCGCCATCGCTGCAAAAGCTTATACAGCAGAACATAACATGGCCTTCATCCCGCCTTTCGATAACGAAAAGATCATCGAAGGCCAGGGCACGGTGGGTGTAGAGATCCTCGACGACCTGTCCGACATCGATTATGTCTTCATTCCCGTTGGCGGCGGTGGACTCAGCGCCGGCGTGGGCCAATACCTCAAAACCTTTTCCCCGAAAACAAAGATCATTGGCGTAGAACCAGAAGGTGCGCCATCCATGTTCAAAGCCCTCAAAGCAGGCCATCCCGTTACGCTCGACAGTATCGAAAGATTCGTCGACGGCGCAGCGGTAAAACGGGTCGGCGAAATTCCCTTCGCCATCTGCAAGGAAGTGCTTGATGATATGTTGCTGGTGAACGAGGGCAAGATTTGCTCCGTGATCCTGAAGCTCTACAACGAAGACGCAATCGTAGCAGAACCGGCAGGCGCGCTATCCATCGCTGCACTTGACCAGTATGCAGATAAGATCAAGGGTAAAAACGTCGTGTGCATCGTGAGTGGCAGCAATAACGATATCGATCGCATGCAGGAGATCAAGGAAAGATCCCTGCAGTACGAAGGGCTTAAGCATTATTTCCTGGTCCGTTTTGCACAAAGGCCGGGAGCACTGAAAGAATTTGTGAACCATATCCTGGGCCCCAACGACGACATCACCCGCTTCGAATACATGCAAAAGCACAACAAGGAATCGGGTCCGGCACTCGTGGGCATAGAACTAAAAAATCCGGAAGATTTCGATATCCTATTGAAAAATATGCAGTTATATAATATCAATTATACCGAGCTGAACAAGGATGATAACTTGTTTGGGTACCTGGTGTAA